From one Variovorax sp. PBL-H6 genomic stretch:
- the moaA gene encoding GTP 3',8-cyclase MoaA, with amino-acid sequence MSSKHIVPVSQIGRARRDAALPEHAVAASGVLLDRLARPLTDLRISVTDRCNFRCSYCMPKEVFDKDYQYLPHGALLSFEEITRLARIFATHGVRKIRLTGGEPLLRKNLELLVEQLAAIRTPEGKPLDLTLTTNGSLLARKAAALKAAGLQRVTVSLDGLDDTVFRRMNDVDFPVAQVLAGIDAAHAAGLGPIKVNMVVKRGTNEQEILPMARRFRGTGVVLRFIEYMDVGATNGWRMDEVLPSAEVLQRVAEAFPLVPLEATAPGETAERWAYRDGGGEIGVISSVTQAFCHDCTRARLSTEGKLYLCLFATSGHDLRPLLRGDADDARITSAIGHIWQGRADRYSELRALRGPDAEAASGARRVEMSYIGG; translated from the coding sequence ATGAGCAGCAAGCACATCGTCCCCGTCTCCCAGATCGGCCGCGCCCGCCGCGACGCCGCGCTGCCCGAGCACGCGGTGGCCGCGAGCGGCGTGCTGCTCGACCGGCTCGCGCGTCCGCTCACCGACCTGCGCATCAGCGTCACCGACCGCTGCAATTTCCGCTGCAGCTACTGCATGCCCAAGGAAGTGTTCGACAAGGACTACCAGTACCTGCCGCACGGCGCGCTGCTGAGCTTCGAAGAAATCACACGGCTGGCGCGCATCTTTGCCACGCACGGCGTGCGCAAGATCCGGCTCACGGGCGGCGAGCCGCTGCTGCGCAAGAACCTCGAACTGCTTGTCGAGCAGTTGGCGGCAATCCGCACGCCCGAAGGCAAGCCGCTGGACCTCACGTTGACGACCAACGGCTCCCTCCTGGCCCGCAAGGCCGCTGCGCTCAAGGCGGCCGGCCTGCAGCGCGTCACCGTCAGTCTCGACGGCCTCGACGACACCGTGTTTCGCCGCATGAACGACGTCGACTTTCCGGTGGCCCAGGTGCTCGCGGGCATCGATGCGGCGCACGCGGCCGGCCTCGGGCCGATCAAGGTCAACATGGTGGTCAAGCGCGGCACCAACGAGCAGGAGATCCTCCCGATGGCGCGGCGCTTCCGCGGCACCGGCGTGGTGCTGCGCTTCATCGAGTACATGGATGTCGGCGCCACCAACGGCTGGCGCATGGACGAGGTGCTGCCCTCGGCCGAGGTGCTGCAGCGCGTCGCCGAAGCGTTCCCCTTGGTGCCGCTCGAGGCCACGGCCCCCGGCGAGACCGCCGAGCGCTGGGCCTACCGCGACGGCGGCGGCGAAATCGGCGTGATCAGCAGCGTGACGCAGGCCTTCTGCCACGACTGCACCCGCGCGCGCCTGTCGACCGAGGGCAAGCTCTACCTCTGCCTGTTCGCGACCAGCGGCCACGACCTGCGGCCACTGCTGCGCGGCGATGCCGACGATGCGCGGATCACCTCTGCCATCGGCCACATCTGGCAGGGCCGTGCCGACCGCTACTCCGAACTGCGCGCGCTGCGCGGCCCCGATGCGGAGGCGGCCAGCGGCGCCCGCCGTGTCGAGATGAGCTACATCGGCGGATGA
- the gloB gene encoding hydroxyacylglutathione hydrolase — protein MKLVPLPAFADNYIWMLQDGHDAIVVDPGDAAPVFDALARGNLQLAAILVTHHHADHTGGVAALRDATGAPVFGPARETIPEPLTRLAQGDQAEVMGLRFEVIEVPGHTAGHIAYFLPADAANTAAGAPAPLVFCGDTLFSGGCGRLFEGTPAQMLASLDALAALPGETRVCCAHEYTLANLRFAHAVEPRNAALTQYTAQCEALRARGEPTLPSQLATERQINPFLRSREAAVLQAVRAHARLSPHTGEAEVFAALRQWKNDFR, from the coding sequence ATGAAGCTCGTTCCACTACCCGCCTTCGCTGACAACTACATCTGGATGCTGCAGGATGGGCACGACGCGATCGTGGTCGACCCGGGAGATGCCGCGCCGGTGTTCGACGCGCTCGCTCGCGGCAATCTGCAGCTGGCCGCGATTCTAGTCACGCACCATCATGCCGATCACACCGGCGGTGTCGCGGCCTTGCGAGACGCCACTGGCGCGCCGGTCTTCGGCCCTGCGCGCGAAACGATTCCCGAGCCCCTCACACGCCTGGCCCAGGGCGACCAGGCAGAGGTCATGGGCCTTCGCTTCGAGGTGATCGAGGTGCCGGGCCACACCGCGGGCCACATCGCGTACTTCCTGCCGGCCGATGCGGCGAACACCGCTGCCGGCGCACCCGCCCCGCTGGTCTTCTGCGGCGACACGCTGTTCTCCGGCGGCTGCGGCCGGCTCTTCGAGGGCACGCCCGCGCAAATGCTCGCCTCGCTCGACGCGCTGGCCGCGCTGCCTGGCGAGACCCGCGTGTGCTGCGCCCACGAATACACACTTGCTAACCTTCGCTTCGCACACGCCGTGGAACCACGCAACGCCGCGTTGACTCAGTACACGGCGCAGTGCGAGGCACTGCGTGCGCGCGGCGAACCGACGTTGCCCTCGCAGCTCGCCACCGAACGCCAGATCAACCCCTTTCTTCGCAGCCGCGAAGCCGCTGTCCTGCAAGCAGTGCGCGCGCATGCCCGCCTCTCCCCGCACACCGGCGAGGCCGAGGTCTTCGCCGCACTGCGCCAATGGAAAAACGACTTTCGATGA
- a CDS encoding Crp/Fnr family transcriptional regulator: MLAARIELMQQMPIFGAIDAEAIEFLLEPAPVVEVAGGSYFCHEGDMADGMYVLERGRVTVSKSWEDQRLLLRRLGPGDCFGEMALLDLFPRSASIRADEDCSAIRITSDNLLRLFEHDAVQFALIQMNIGREISRRLRHTDELLFRARMGEVLEAPERLVTRPAEL; this comes from the coding sequence ATGCTCGCAGCCAGAATCGAGTTGATGCAGCAGATGCCGATCTTCGGCGCCATCGACGCCGAGGCCATCGAGTTCCTGCTCGAGCCCGCACCGGTGGTCGAGGTCGCGGGGGGCAGCTACTTCTGCCACGAGGGCGACATGGCCGACGGCATGTACGTGCTGGAGCGCGGCCGCGTGACCGTATCGAAGAGCTGGGAAGACCAGCGCCTGCTGCTGCGCCGGCTCGGGCCGGGCGACTGCTTCGGCGAGATGGCGCTGTTGGACCTGTTCCCGCGCAGTGCGTCGATACGCGCCGACGAGGACTGCAGCGCCATCCGGATCACCTCCGACAACCTGCTGCGCCTGTTCGAGCACGATGCCGTGCAGTTCGCTCTGATCCAGATGAACATCGGCCGCGAGATCAGCCGCCGCCTGCGCCACACCGACGAGCTGCTGTTCCGTGCGCGCATGGGCGAGGTGCTGGAGGCGCCGGAGCGCCTCGTCACGCGGCCGGCCGAGCTCTAG
- the mobA gene encoding molybdenum cofactor guanylyltransferase MobA has protein sequence MNDATTIATGEITGLVLAGGRGSRMGGIDKGLQNFDGTPLALHALMRLQSQVGELMINANRNIAAYESFGVPVWPDGLADYAGPLAGFLTGLERCETPYLLTVPCDTPLFPLDLAARLGEALLAHDAEIAMVNAPEAAAEADGASALRPQPVFCLLRATLLESLVRFTQGGGRKIDRWTAQHRTALVPFDRPGDAPGAFFNANTLAELHALEGQRR, from the coding sequence ATGAACGACGCGACCACCATCGCCACCGGCGAGATCACCGGCCTGGTCCTCGCCGGCGGCCGCGGCTCGCGCATGGGCGGCATCGACAAGGGCCTGCAGAACTTCGACGGCACGCCGCTTGCGCTGCACGCGCTGATGCGGCTGCAGTCGCAGGTCGGCGAGCTGATGATCAATGCCAACCGCAACATCGCGGCCTACGAATCCTTCGGCGTGCCGGTCTGGCCCGATGGCCTCGCGGACTATGCGGGGCCGCTGGCGGGCTTCCTGACCGGGCTGGAGCGCTGCGAGACGCCCTACCTGCTCACCGTGCCCTGCGACACCCCGCTGTTCCCCCTCGACCTTGCCGCCCGCCTCGGCGAGGCGCTGCTGGCGCACGACGCCGAGATCGCGATGGTCAACGCCCCCGAGGCCGCGGCCGAAGCGGACGGCGCCTCGGCCCTGCGGCCCCAGCCGGTGTTCTGCCTGCTGCGCGCCACCCTGCTCGAAAGCCTGGTGCGCTTCACGCAGGGGGGCGGCCGCAAGATCGACCGCTGGACCGCGCAGCATCGCACGGCGCTGGTCCCCTTCGACCGGCCGGGCGATGCACCCGGTGCCTTCTTCAACGCCAACACGCTGGCCGAGCTGCACGCGCTCGAAGGCCAGCGACGCTGA
- a CDS encoding NAD(P)-dependent methylenetetrahydromethanopterin dehydrogenase: MERPRILHMFTPGRQMSPFDINMAADAGYQIIVPYCEVGLDRIAALTQDTIFSRGPKGAARTGIFIGGRDALLAADMLERAKTSMVKPFVVSLMADPSGAYTTAAAMVACVEAALKRQGQALEGQRVLILGGTGPVGRVAGVIAALGGAEVFLSSRNGIDAAEEAAQETGRRFGVGLHGRSGGDPAAVRTSLGEADVLLACAAAGVQVVSAEALGAATRLKVAADVNAVPPEGIAGLGVMDDAKPLAGTKAVGIGALAIGNVKYQTQHRLLVQMCEADKPQVLGFAEAFAVARAFLAEQAAKTA, translated from the coding sequence ATGGAACGTCCTCGCATCCTCCACATGTTCACGCCCGGCCGGCAGATGAGCCCCTTCGACATCAACATGGCAGCGGATGCCGGCTACCAGATCATCGTGCCGTACTGCGAGGTCGGCCTCGACCGCATCGCCGCGCTGACGCAGGACACCATCTTCTCGCGCGGGCCGAAGGGCGCCGCGCGAACCGGCATCTTCATCGGCGGACGCGACGCGCTGCTGGCGGCCGACATGCTCGAGCGCGCGAAGACCTCGATGGTCAAGCCCTTCGTCGTCTCGTTGATGGCCGATCCGAGCGGCGCCTACACCACGGCCGCTGCGATGGTGGCCTGCGTCGAGGCGGCCCTGAAGCGCCAGGGGCAGGCGCTGGAAGGCCAGCGCGTGCTGATCCTGGGCGGCACCGGTCCGGTGGGCCGCGTGGCGGGCGTGATTGCAGCGCTCGGCGGCGCCGAAGTCTTCCTGTCCAGCCGCAACGGCATCGATGCCGCCGAAGAGGCGGCGCAGGAAACCGGCCGGCGCTTCGGGGTCGGCTTGCACGGCCGGTCTGGCGGCGACCCCGCCGCGGTGCGCACGTCCCTCGGCGAGGCGGATGTCCTGCTGGCCTGCGCGGCGGCGGGTGTCCAGGTCGTGTCGGCGGAGGCGCTCGGCGCCGCCACCCGTCTCAAGGTGGCCGCCGACGTGAATGCCGTGCCGCCGGAAGGCATCGCCGGCCTCGGCGTGATGGACGACGCCAAGCCGCTGGCCGGCACGAAGGCTGTCGGCATCGGCGCGCTCGCGATCGGCAACGTCAAGTACCAGACGCAGCATCGCCTGCTGGTCCAGATGTGCGAGGCCGACAAGCCGCAGGTGCTCGGCTTTGCCGAGGCCTTCGCCGTCGCTCGCGCCTTCCTGGCCGAGCAGGCCGCCAAGACCGCGTAA
- a CDS encoding SDR family oxidoreductase codes for MRVKDKSIIVTGAGGGIGEGIAKRLAAEGAQVIVNDINAALGEQVVEAIQRAGGKASFFAADVTKAAEVQALVAAAVQRHGKLDVMVNNAGWTHRNRPALEVGEDEFDRCYAVNVKSIYLSTIHAVPAFRANGGGAFINIASTAGVRPRPGLTWYNGSKGAVITTSKSLAAEFGPDNIRVNCINPVFNPDTGLAAEFAGGPITEERKAKFLATIPLGRFSTALDVANAALYLASDEAAFISGVCIEVDGARCV; via the coding sequence ATGCGCGTCAAGGACAAATCCATCATCGTGACCGGCGCCGGCGGCGGCATCGGCGAAGGCATCGCCAAGCGCCTCGCGGCAGAAGGGGCGCAGGTCATCGTGAACGACATCAACGCCGCGCTCGGCGAACAGGTCGTCGAGGCCATCCAGCGCGCGGGCGGCAAGGCTTCCTTCTTCGCCGCCGACGTCACGAAGGCGGCCGAGGTCCAGGCCCTGGTCGCCGCCGCCGTGCAGCGCCACGGCAAGCTCGACGTGATGGTCAACAACGCCGGTTGGACCCACCGCAACCGCCCGGCCCTCGAAGTCGGCGAGGACGAGTTCGACCGCTGCTATGCGGTCAATGTGAAGAGCATCTATCTTTCCACCATCCATGCGGTGCCGGCCTTCCGCGCCAATGGCGGCGGCGCCTTCATCAACATCGCGTCGACAGCCGGCGTGCGTCCGCGTCCGGGCCTGACCTGGTACAACGGCTCGAAGGGCGCGGTGATCACCACCAGCAAGTCGCTGGCCGCGGAGTTCGGGCCGGACAACATCCGCGTCAACTGCATCAACCCCGTCTTCAACCCCGACACCGGCCTCGCGGCCGAGTTCGCCGGCGGGCCGATCACCGAGGAGCGCAAGGCCAAGTTCCTCGCCACCATTCCGCTCGGCCGCTTCTCGACCGCGCTCGACGTCGCGAACGCGGCGCTGTACCTGGCCAGCGACGAGGCCGCCTTCATCAGCGGCGTGTGCATCGAGGTGGACGGCGCGCGCTGCGTGTAG
- a CDS encoding beta-ribofuranosylaminobenzene 5'-phosphate synthase family protein, whose protein sequence is MNPPATAALASRRNLAVRTVRVGAPGRLHLGFLDPSGSLGRPFGSLGLVIDGFTTEVELTAAESDCMSGDTPTERAELERAGAFLRLLRQRSGRHAPLCLRLLQVLPSHAGFGSGTQLACAIGRAFDQWHGLGLSTATLAHWLGRGLRSGVGIAGFDAGGLLVDGGPGRDGLPAPLLSRVEFPRAWRIVLVQDPSHRGLSGGDEKKAIAVLPPLPRAGAADICHQVLMRILPAAASAEFAPFAEGINRMQELLGQHFGPAQGGAFTSPAVGRLMQWIADADRGGQPGPQAAIGQSSWGPTGFAILPSQAQADALVKAAHAAAQVDAGLQLRIVSGRNHAAVVRDVPSQPHAD, encoded by the coding sequence ATGAATCCACCCGCAACCGCAGCACTCGCTTCCCGGCGCAACCTGGCTGTACGCACCGTGCGCGTCGGCGCGCCGGGGCGCCTGCACCTGGGCTTCCTTGATCCGTCGGGTTCGCTGGGCCGGCCATTCGGCAGCCTGGGCTTGGTCATCGACGGTTTCACGACCGAGGTCGAGTTGACGGCGGCGGAATCGGACTGCATGAGCGGCGACACGCCGACCGAACGCGCAGAACTCGAGCGCGCCGGCGCCTTCCTGCGGCTGCTGCGCCAGCGCAGCGGCCGTCACGCGCCGCTGTGCCTGCGGCTGCTGCAGGTGCTCCCGTCGCACGCGGGGTTCGGCTCCGGCACGCAACTCGCGTGCGCCATCGGCCGGGCTTTCGACCAATGGCACGGTCTGGGGCTGAGCACCGCCACCCTGGCGCATTGGCTCGGCCGCGGCCTTCGCTCGGGGGTCGGTATCGCCGGATTCGACGCCGGCGGCCTGCTCGTCGACGGAGGGCCGGGCAGGGACGGCCTGCCCGCGCCGCTGCTGTCGCGCGTCGAGTTCCCGCGGGCCTGGCGCATCGTCCTGGTCCAGGACCCCTCGCACCGCGGGCTTTCGGGCGGCGACGAGAAGAAGGCGATCGCCGTCTTGCCGCCCTTGCCGCGGGCCGGCGCCGCCGACATCTGCCACCAGGTCCTGATGCGCATCCTGCCTGCCGCGGCGAGTGCCGAGTTCGCGCCCTTCGCCGAAGGCATCAACCGGATGCAGGAGCTGCTCGGCCAGCATTTCGGACCGGCCCAGGGCGGCGCCTTCACCAGCCCCGCGGTCGGCCGGCTGATGCAGTGGATCGCCGATGCGGACCGCGGCGGCCAGCCCGGACCGCAGGCCGCCATCGGTCAAAGCTCATGGGGTCCCACGGGCTTCGCCATCCTCCCCTCCCAGGCCCAGGCCGACGCGTTGGTGAAGGCCGCGCATGCGGCCGCGCAGGTCGACGCCGGCCTGCAACTGCGGATCGTCTCCGGCCGCAACCATGCAGCGGTGGTGCGGGATGTCCCTTCGCAGCCGCACGCCGATTGA
- the rnhA gene encoding ribonuclease HI, translating into MTEVQIYTDGACKGNPGPGGWGAWLKSATTEKELFGGELNTTNNRMELKAVIEGLRALKRPCKVILYLDSQYVRMGITEWIRGWKAKGWLTSTKQPVKNAELWRELDKLVAEGGHQIEWRWVRGHSGDVGNERADMLANKGVERALGRI; encoded by the coding sequence TTGACCGAAGTACAGATCTACACCGACGGGGCCTGCAAGGGCAACCCGGGCCCGGGAGGCTGGGGCGCCTGGCTCAAGTCGGCAACGACCGAGAAGGAGCTCTTCGGCGGCGAGCTCAACACCACCAACAACCGCATGGAGCTCAAGGCCGTGATCGAGGGCTTGCGCGCGCTCAAGCGGCCTTGCAAGGTGATCCTCTACCTCGACAGCCAGTACGTGCGCATGGGCATCACCGAGTGGATCCGCGGCTGGAAGGCCAAGGGCTGGCTGACCTCGACCAAACAGCCGGTGAAGAACGCGGAGCTGTGGCGGGAGCTGGACAAGCTGGTGGCCGAAGGCGGCCACCAGATCGAATGGCGCTGGGTGCGAGGGCACTCGGGCGACGTGGGCAACGAGCGCGCCGATATGCTGGCCAACAAGGGCGTGGAGCGGGCGCTGGGGCGGATCTAG
- a CDS encoding class I SAM-dependent methyltransferase — MHDWFQTPPGRYLLAWEQSRFDLAVADVFGYHALQLGVAEVDGLRTNRMPHRWLALDDPAAAARSVALFTDFTALPFSANSLDLVVLPHALELSHDPHGTLREVERVLVPEGRVVICGLNPASLWGMRQWRAHLYRRLGFGELFLPDSGDFIGYRRMRDWLRLLSFEVESGDFGIYRPAVRSEAWLERCRWFDTLGERWWPIFGAVYFLVAVKRVRGMRLLSADWRRAAQRASAPVPIAGKVHRGHHHPHHRSRQRQGSGS, encoded by the coding sequence TTGCACGACTGGTTCCAGACCCCTCCCGGTCGTTACCTGCTGGCTTGGGAACAGTCGCGCTTCGACCTGGCCGTGGCAGACGTCTTCGGCTACCACGCGCTGCAGCTCGGCGTGGCCGAGGTGGACGGACTGCGCACCAACCGCATGCCACATCGCTGGCTGGCGCTGGACGACCCTGCGGCCGCCGCAAGGAGCGTGGCGCTGTTCACCGACTTCACGGCGCTGCCGTTCTCTGCCAACAGCCTCGACCTGGTGGTGCTGCCGCATGCACTGGAGCTCAGCCACGACCCGCATGGCACGCTGCGCGAGGTCGAGCGCGTGCTGGTGCCGGAGGGCCGCGTAGTGATCTGCGGGCTCAATCCGGCGAGCCTCTGGGGCATGCGCCAGTGGCGTGCGCACCTGTATCGCCGGCTGGGGTTCGGCGAGCTGTTCCTGCCCGACTCCGGCGACTTCATCGGCTACCGGCGCATGCGCGACTGGCTGCGCCTCCTGAGCTTCGAGGTGGAGTCGGGCGACTTCGGCATCTATCGGCCGGCGGTGCGTAGCGAGGCATGGCTCGAGCGCTGCCGCTGGTTCGACACTTTGGGCGAGCGCTGGTGGCCCATCTTCGGCGCGGTGTACTTCCTGGTCGCGGTCAAGCGGGTGCGCGGCATGCGGCTGCTGTCCGCGGACTGGCGCCGCGCGGCACAGCGCGCGAGCGCACCGGTGCCCATCGCCGGCAAGGTGCACCGGGGCCACCACCATCCACATCACCGATCACGACAACGACAAGGAAGCGGTTCTTGA
- a CDS encoding transglycosylase SLT domain-containing protein: protein MKFILAACLAGSLLLAGCASPTGTGSSSSTTDTAASTASSTAAAPVYPGGALTPITSGTTRSRSVVTLAPPADMWDRIRRGFKMPDLDNELVRDREQWYASRPDYMQRMTERSSRYIFHIVEELERRDMPTELALLPYIESAFNPQAVSSAKAAGMWQFMPATGTDFDLKQNIFRDDRRDVIASTRAALDYLQKLYGMFGDWHLALAAYNWGEGSVSRAIAKNQRAGLPTGYADLNMPAETRYYVPKLQAVKNIVANPERFNADLPIIANHPYFQTVTLKRDLDVALAAKLADVKIEDFRALNPSAHKPVLLAAGTPEILLPWDNAAVFQRNFEAYTQGQYASWTAWTVPSTMTVSDAAQRSGMSEADLRAINSVPPRMLIKGGSTLIVPRGARVQEDVQATVADTGHLSFQPEIVTRRTTVKAGRRDSVASIARRYRVSAASVAEWNDVNTSHVFQRGGTVVVYLPVRAARAERVGRGVAARDRHDSTVVMTSKRGGGVVKTSTAKTTPAARSSASSKIVREKRGGTPSKKKR from the coding sequence ATGAAATTCATCCTTGCTGCCTGCCTCGCCGGCTCGCTGCTGCTCGCGGGCTGCGCGAGCCCCACCGGCACGGGCTCCTCTTCCTCGACCACCGATACCGCAGCCTCCACCGCCTCGAGCACTGCCGCGGCCCCGGTCTATCCCGGCGGAGCACTGACCCCGATCACCTCGGGCACCACCCGCTCGCGCTCCGTCGTCACGCTGGCCCCGCCCGCCGACATGTGGGATCGCATCCGCCGCGGCTTCAAGATGCCCGACCTCGACAACGAGCTGGTGCGCGACCGCGAGCAGTGGTATGCGAGCCGGCCCGACTACATGCAGCGCATGACAGAGCGCTCGAGCCGCTACATCTTCCACATCGTCGAGGAGCTCGAGCGCCGCGACATGCCCACCGAGCTGGCACTGCTGCCCTACATCGAGAGCGCGTTCAACCCGCAGGCCGTCTCGAGCGCGAAGGCCGCCGGCATGTGGCAGTTCATGCCCGCGACCGGCACCGACTTCGATCTCAAGCAGAACATCTTCCGCGATGACCGGCGCGATGTCATCGCCTCGACCCGCGCGGCGCTCGACTACCTGCAAAAGCTCTACGGCATGTTCGGTGACTGGCACCTGGCACTGGCCGCCTACAACTGGGGCGAGGGCAGCGTGAGCCGCGCCATCGCCAAGAACCAGCGCGCCGGCCTGCCGACGGGCTATGCCGACCTCAACATGCCGGCCGAGACCCGGTACTACGTGCCCAAGCTGCAGGCGGTGAAGAACATCGTCGCCAACCCCGAGCGCTTCAACGCCGACCTGCCGATCATCGCCAACCACCCCTACTTCCAGACCGTCACGCTCAAGCGCGACCTCGACGTCGCCCTTGCCGCCAAGCTGGCGGACGTCAAGATCGAGGATTTCCGCGCCCTCAACCCCTCCGCCCACAAGCCGGTGCTGCTGGCCGCGGGCACGCCCGAGATCCTGCTGCCGTGGGACAACGCGGCCGTGTTCCAGCGCAATTTCGAGGCCTATACGCAAGGCCAGTACGCGAGCTGGACCGCCTGGACGGTGCCCTCCACGATGACTGTCTCCGACGCCGCCCAGCGCTCGGGCATGAGCGAGGCCGACCTGCGCGCGATCAACAGCGTGCCGCCGCGCATGCTGATCAAGGGCGGCTCGACACTCATCGTGCCGCGCGGCGCACGCGTGCAGGAGGACGTGCAGGCCACGGTCGCCGACACCGGCCACCTGAGCTTCCAGCCCGAGATCGTGACTCGCCGAACCACGGTCAAGGCCGGGCGCCGGGACAGCGTGGCGAGCATCGCCCGTCGATACAGGGTCAGCGCGGCCAGTGTTGCCGAATGGAACGACGTCAACACGAGCCATGTCTTCCAGCGCGGCGGGACGGTGGTGGTCTACCTGCCGGTGCGGGCTGCACGCGCCGAGCGTGTCGGCCGAGGTGTCGCCGCGCGTGACCGGCATGACAGCACGGTGGTGATGACCAGCAAGCGGGGCGGAGGCGTCGTCAAGACCAGCACGGCCAAGACCACGCCGGCCGCCCGCTCAAGCGCATCGAGCAAGATCGTGCGCGAGAAGCGCGGCGGCACGCCGTCCAAGAAGAAGCGCTAG
- the moeA gene encoding molybdopterin molybdotransferase MoeA: MSRIAEIAAELAGYDPRALGVDAVQGFLARLAESAVVTQTEPIALRDALGRVLAEDIISPVSVPPHDNSAMDGFAFDGAVLPADAASDASVSLRVVGTALAGAAWRGTLAPGDAVKIMTGAVMPAGLDTVVPQEFCFVEGEQVRFPAKALRRGDNRRLAGEDLQQGRPALLRGERLSPAALGMVASLGLPMVPVLRRLRVAYFSTGDEILSLGELPREGAVYDSNRYTVFGLLTRLGCEVIDLGLVRDDPAALADTLRRAATEADAIITSGGVSVGEADHTRAVMQQQGDMAFWRVAMRPGRPMAVGLIPRPRQAGRTSVLFGLPGNPVAVMVTFLAFVRPALLRMMGCHEQGCAPPPLLRARSVDAIRKKPGRTEYQRGRVEPVPGSVPEVRIAGNQGSGVLSSMVEANGLVVLHHAQGTVAAGDLVDVMMFEGVI; encoded by the coding sequence ATGAGCCGCATTGCCGAGATCGCCGCCGAGCTGGCCGGCTACGACCCCAGGGCCCTCGGCGTCGACGCGGTACAGGGCTTTCTGGCCCGGCTCGCGGAATCGGCGGTCGTCACGCAGACCGAGCCCATCGCGCTGCGCGACGCGCTCGGGCGCGTGCTCGCCGAGGACATCATCTCGCCCGTGAGCGTGCCGCCGCACGACAACTCGGCCATGGACGGCTTCGCCTTCGACGGCGCCGTGCTGCCGGCCGACGCCGCCAGCGACGCCTCGGTGAGCCTGCGCGTGGTCGGCACCGCGCTCGCCGGCGCGGCCTGGCGCGGCACGCTGGCGCCGGGTGATGCCGTGAAGATCATGACGGGCGCCGTGATGCCGGCCGGGCTCGACACCGTGGTGCCGCAGGAGTTCTGCTTCGTCGAGGGCGAACAGGTGCGCTTTCCCGCCAAGGCCCTGCGGCGCGGCGACAACCGCCGCCTGGCCGGCGAGGACCTGCAGCAAGGCCGGCCGGCCCTGTTGCGCGGCGAGCGCCTGTCGCCCGCCGCGCTGGGCATGGTGGCGAGCCTCGGGTTGCCGATGGTGCCGGTGCTGCGCCGCCTGCGCGTGGCCTACTTCTCCACCGGCGACGAGATCCTGAGCCTGGGCGAGCTGCCGCGTGAAGGCGCGGTCTACGACAGCAACCGCTACACCGTGTTCGGACTGCTCACGCGCCTCGGCTGCGAGGTGATCGACCTGGGCCTGGTGCGTGACGACCCCGCCGCGCTGGCCGACACGCTGCGCCGCGCCGCGACCGAGGCAGACGCGATCATCACCAGCGGCGGCGTCAGCGTCGGAGAGGCCGACCACACGCGCGCCGTCATGCAGCAGCAGGGCGACATGGCTTTCTGGCGGGTGGCGATGCGCCCGGGCCGGCCAATGGCGGTAGGCCTCATTCCGAGGCCGCGCCAGGCCGGTCGCACGTCCGTGCTGTTCGGCCTCCCTGGCAATCCGGTCGCGGTGATGGTCACCTTCCTCGCCTTCGTGCGGCCGGCCCTGCTGCGCATGATGGGCTGCCACGAACAAGGCTGCGCGCCGCCGCCCCTGCTGCGCGCCAGGAGCGTCGATGCGATCCGCAAGAAACCGGGCCGCACCGAATACCAGCGCGGCCGCGTCGAGCCGGTGCCGGGCTCGGTGCCGGAGGTACGCATCGCCGGCAACCAGGGGTCCGGCGTGCTCAGCTCGATGGTCGAGGCCAATGGCCTCGTCGTGTTGCACCACGCGCAGGGCACCGTGGCGGCGGGCGACCTGGTCGACGTGATGATGTTCGAGGGCGTGATCTAG